The genomic segment CTTGAGTCCTTATATACTCAACAATATGAGAAGCAGAATCACCGAAATTAACAACCGTTTCTTGTCTGAATTTTTCTATTTGTTCTTGTTGGTTTTGCTGCAAAATCTCTTTCACTTTTGACGACAAAATATCGATTGTGTCTTTATCCAACACTTCACCAATAAGAGCAGAAGATGTTTCTGACCAGGTTATGTCGAAATATTTACTTTCAAACTCATCCCTATTTTCTTTTGGGATATCCAGCGTAATCACCGGTTTTAAATATAAAAAAGCGTAATCAAAACGAATTGATGAGGTGTCTGATATCAATACATCTGATGAAGCCATCGCCTGATGGGCAAACAATTCCTGGTCCCATGCCACATTATGAAAACCTGATAACTCTTCCTTCCACAAAGCCACTTTCTCAGCCTCGCTAATATGAGACTGTGGATGAAGGCGGATGATGATTTCATATTCCGCTTTGGCTAATTCTTTGACAAAACCAACACCATATTCTGAAAAACATCCCTTGTTTCCCCATGAGGGCGCAATGAGAACAGTCGTTTTATCTTTCTTTTTCTGGGCTGGACCCTCACTTGGCATATGATGCAACATATCATCAAGATAGGGCAGACCGAGCGCAACATAGTCT from the Candidatus Terasakiella magnetica genome contains:
- a CDS encoding CDP-glycerol glycerophosphotransferase family protein, whose amino-acid sequence is MFHAMSGTSNYRLGSLDFYDGVILVGPHQEADLKKIEEIRNIKKKDYVALGLPYLDDMLHHMPSEGPAQKKKDKTTVLIAPSWGNKGCFSEYGVGFVKELAKAEYEIIIRLHPQSHISEAEKVALWKEELSGFHNVAWDQELFAHQAMASSDVLISDTSSIRFDYAFLYLKPVITLDIPKENRDEFESKYFDITWSETSSALIGEVLDKDTIDILSSKVKEILQQNQQEQIEKFRQETVVNFGDSASHIVEYIRTQANEINTKKGSPDA